From the genome of Halomonas sp. LR3S48:
GTGGACTTCGGCGACGCCGGGGCCGATACCCTGGGCCATATCGCCGCCGCCTGCGCTCGCGGAGAGTGTGACGGTGCCGGTCGCCAGGGCTCGCTTGCCCTGCCCCACCTGGGCCGGCTGGGGCTGTTCCACGCCCACCGCGAAAGCACCGGCAGCTGGGCCAAGGGCGTTGACGTGCCAGCCGAGGTGATCGGCGCCTACGGCCATGCCCGCGAGATCTCCTCGGGCAAGGATACCCCCTCGGGCCACTGGGAGATCGCCGGCGTGCCGGTGCGCTTCGACTGGGGCTACTTCTTCGACCTGGAGGACAGCTTCCCGCCCGAGCTGCTCCAGGCGCTCGAGCGCGAGGCCGGGCTGCCCGGCGTGCTGGGTAACTGCCACGCCTCGGGCACCGAGATCATCGCCCGGCTCGGCGAGGAGCACGTGGCGAGCGGCAAACCCATCGTCTATACCTCGGGCGACTCGGTGTTCCAGATCGCCGCCCACGAGGAGGCCTTCGGCCTCGAGCGGCTCTACGCGCTGTGCGAGACTGCCCGGCGACTGCTCGAGCCCTACAACATCGGCCGGGTCATCGCCCGGCCCTTCGTCGGGCAGAGCGCGGCGGACTTCGCCCGCACAGCCAACCGCCGCGACTACAGCGTCGAGCCGCCCGCACCCACGGTGCTGCAAAAGCTCGAGAGCGACGGCGGCGAGGTGATCGCCATCGGCAAGATCGCCGACATCTACGCCCACTGCGGTATAACACGCACGATCAAGGCCAGCGGCCACGACGCGCTGATGGATGCCACCCTGGCCGCGCTGGATGAGACCGGCGAGCGTTCGCTGGTGATGACCAACTTCGTCGACTTCGACACCCTCTACGGCCACCGCCGCGACGTGGCCGGCTACGCCGCAGCTCTCGAAGCCTTCGATGCGCGGCTACCCGAGCTGCTGGCCAAGTTGCGCGATGACGACCTGCTGATCCTTACCGCCGACCACGGCTGCGACCCCACCTGGCACGGCAGCGACCACACCCGCGAGCGGGTGCCGGTACTGGCGCTGGGCGTGGGACTCGAGCCCGGCTCGCTCGGCGCGCGCGACACCTTCGCCGATATCGGCCAGAGCCTGGCGGTGCATCTGGGGCTTGCGCCCATGGCCGATGGCACGAGTTTTCTGCCCGAGCCACTACCCACCGACCCTCTCGCTGCATAGGAGCCTCGACATGGCGACTCCCCATATCCAGGGCGAACGCGGCATCTTCGCCGACACCGTGCTGATGCCCGGCGACCCGCTGCGCGCCAAGTACATCGCCGAGACCTTCCTCGAAGAGGCGCGCGAGGTGAACAGCGTGCGCAACATGCTCGGCTTCACCGGCCGCTATCGCGGTCGCGAGATCTCGGTGATGGGACACGGCATGGGCATTCCCTCGGTCTCCATCTACGCCAAGGAACTGATCACCGACTATGGCGTGAAGCGTTTGATCCGGGTTGGTTCCTGCGGCGCGGTGCGCGACGACGTGGCGGTGCGCGACGTGGTGATCGGCCTCGGCGCGAGCACCGATTCGGCGGTCAACCGCACCCGCTTCATGGGCCACGACTTCGCCGCCATCGCCGACTTCGAGCTGACTCGCCACGCGGCGGACGCCGCCACGGCCCAGGGCGTGGCGGTCAAGGTCGGCAACCTGTTCTCGGCGGATCTGTTCTACAACCCCCAGGCCGAGCTGTTCACGCTGATGAAGCGCTACGGCATCGTCGGCGTGGAGATGGAGGCGGCGGGGCTCTACGGCGTGGCGGCGGAGTTCGGCGGCCGGGCGATGACCATCTGCACGGTGTCGGACCATATTCTCAAGGGCGAGTCGCTGCCCAGCGAAGCCCGCGAGCGCAGCTTCAACGAGATGGTCGAGGTGGCCCTCGAAGCGGTGCTGCGCGACGACGCGGCGGGGGCGGCATGAGTGACATCGATCCGGCCATCGTCGCTGCGCTGATCGCGGCGCGTGGCAACGCCTACGCGCCCTATTCGCAGCATCCGGTAGGTGCCATGGTGGAAAGCGCGAGCGGGGCGCGCTACTTCGGCGCCAACGTCGAGGTGGCCCACTACAAGGGCTTGTGCGCCGAGGCCTCAGCCATCGCCGCCATGGTCAGCGCCGGCGAGCGGCACCTGCGCCACGTCTACGTCATCGGCCCCGGCGAGCACCTGTGCTCGCCCTGCGGCGACTGTCGCCAGCGCATCCGCGAATTCGCCGACGCCGAGACCCGCATTCACGTGGTGAACGCCGAGGGCAAGCTGCTCAAGCGCTACACCATGGAACAGCTCCTGCCCGATGCGTTCGGGCCGGAGAATCTCAGCCACTGACTCAATCGCGTAGCTCGATGCGTTCGAAATGAGGGGAAAGGCGCCTGACCAGCCCGGCGAGCATCGCCCGCGGCGGCGCGTTCTCCACCGGCTGACAGTAGGCCGGGTCGAGGCACTGGCGGGTGCGCGCCACCTGAATGGCGTAGCGGCGCACGCCGCAGTCGGCCAGGGTCAGCGCCAGGCGCTCCACGTCGGCCAGGTCGAAGTCGCGCCAGTGCACGGTAGTGCGGCATTCGAAAGCCACGCCGCTGTCGAGCAGCGCCATCAGGCTCTGGCTGTTGCGCTGCCAGATGCCCGGGCGCCCGCAGATGCGGTCGAAGTCGCGCCCGCGACCCTTCACGTCGAGCCCCACCCAGTCGAGGTTCGGCAGCAGGCGAGAGAGCCGCGCCGGGTAGGGACCGGCGGTGTGCAATCCGACCTTGAAACCCATCGCCTTCGCCTCGGCGACGGCGGACGGCAAGGCATTGTGCAGGGTCGGCTCGCCACCGCTGAACACCACCGCTTCGAGCAGCCCCCGGCGTTCCTCGAGAAACTCCCGTACCGCCTGCCACTCCCGCTCGTCGCCGCGGCGCGGCGGCATCATGTGGCCATTGTGGCAGTAGCCGCAGCGCAACGGGCAGCCCTGCAGGAACACCACGCAGGCCAGATGATCGGGGTAGTCCAGGGTGGTCATCTGGGTCATGCCGGCGATGGGTAGCCGGATACCGTCCAAGGGCGCGAAGGCGGGCGGGTCGAGGTCGGTGGCGATCATCTGAAGGCTCCAGTGCCGGGCGCAGAGGCCCGGCAGCTCAGTCAGGCAGTGGCGTGTTTCAGGACGTCAGGGCGGCGGCCCGCTCGGTGAAATGACGTCGCTCGCGGTGCTCGGAACGCTTGCCGACGTTGAACTGGCTGACCGGGCGGTGGTAGCCCATCACGCGGGTCCACACCTCGCAGCGCTGGCGTTGTTCGGTGGGCAGGGTGTCGATGTTCGTCATCTTCTTGGCTCCTTCCAGTGGTGGGTAAAACAGCGGATTGAAAAGCAGTAAGTTGCAAAAACGCTCAGGCCGGTACCGCTGCGGCGCGTCTTGTCAGCAGTGCCTCGTCGCACTTCGGGCAGAACTCGTGTTCGCCGGCCAGGTAGCCGTGCACCGGGCAGATCGAGAAGGTCGGCGTCACGGTGATGTAGGGCAGGCGGAAGCGCGACAATGCGGTGTGCACCAGCTTGCGGCAGGCGGTGGCGCTGGAGAGCCGCTCGCGCATGTAGAGGTGCAGCACGGTGCCGCCGGTATAGCGGGTCTGCAGCGGGTCCTGGTGGATCAGCGCCTCGAAAGGATCGTCGGTATGCCCCACCGGCAGCTGGCTCGAGTTGGTGTAGTAGGGCGCCTCCGACGTACCGGCCTGCAGAATGCCGGGGAAGCGCTCGGCGTCGGCGCGGGCGAAGCGATAGGTGGTGCCCTCCGCCGGGGTCGCCTCCAGGTTGTAGAGGTGGCCGGTCTCGGCCTGGAACGCTTGCATCCGGCTGCGAACGTGGTCGAGCACCTCCAGGGCGAGCTGGCGTCCCTCGGGGGCGGTGATGTCGTAGCGGTCGTCGCAGAAGTTGCGCACCATCTCGTTGAGCCCGTTCACGCCCAGCGTGGAGAAGTGGTTGCGCAGGGTGCCGAGGTAGCGCTGGGTGTAGGGGTAGAGCCCATCGTCCATCCACTGCTGGATACGCTCGCGCTTGAGCTCCAGGCTGTCGCGGCCCAGCGCCAGCAGGCGGTCGAGCTCGGTG
Proteins encoded in this window:
- a CDS encoding phosphopentomutase, whose translation is MTRAIVLVLDSFGIGGAPDAVDFGDAGADTLGHIAAACARGECDGAGRQGSLALPHLGRLGLFHAHRESTGSWAKGVDVPAEVIGAYGHAREISSGKDTPSGHWEIAGVPVRFDWGYFFDLEDSFPPELLQALEREAGLPGVLGNCHASGTEIIARLGEEHVASGKPIVYTSGDSVFQIAAHEEAFGLERLYALCETARRLLEPYNIGRVIARPFVGQSAADFARTANRRDYSVEPPAPTVLQKLESDGGEVIAIGKIADIYAHCGITRTIKASGHDALMDATLAALDETGERSLVMTNFVDFDTLYGHRRDVAGYAAALEAFDARLPELLAKLRDDDLLILTADHGCDPTWHGSDHTRERVPVLALGVGLEPGSLGARDTFADIGQSLAVHLGLAPMADGTSFLPEPLPTDPLAA
- the deoD gene encoding purine-nucleoside phosphorylase, translating into MATPHIQGERGIFADTVLMPGDPLRAKYIAETFLEEAREVNSVRNMLGFTGRYRGREISVMGHGMGIPSVSIYAKELITDYGVKRLIRVGSCGAVRDDVAVRDVVIGLGASTDSAVNRTRFMGHDFAAIADFELTRHAADAATAQGVAVKVGNLFSADLFYNPQAELFTLMKRYGIVGVEMEAAGLYGVAAEFGGRAMTICTVSDHILKGESLPSEARERSFNEMVEVALEAVLRDDAAGAA
- the cdd gene encoding cytidine deaminase, with protein sequence MSDIDPAIVAALIAARGNAYAPYSQHPVGAMVESASGARYFGANVEVAHYKGLCAEASAIAAMVSAGERHLRHVYVIGPGEHLCSPCGDCRQRIREFADAETRIHVVNAEGKLLKRYTMEQLLPDAFGPENLSH
- a CDS encoding anaerobic ribonucleoside-triphosphate reductase activating protein: MIATDLDPPAFAPLDGIRLPIAGMTQMTTLDYPDHLACVVFLQGCPLRCGYCHNGHMMPPRRGDEREWQAVREFLEERRGLLEAVVFSGGEPTLHNALPSAVAEAKAMGFKVGLHTAGPYPARLSRLLPNLDWVGLDVKGRGRDFDRICGRPGIWQRNSQSLMALLDSGVAFECRTTVHWRDFDLADVERLALTLADCGVRRYAIQVARTRQCLDPAYCQPVENAPPRAMLAGLVRRLSPHFERIELRD
- the nrdD gene encoding anaerobic ribonucleoside-triphosphate reductase; its protein translation is MTNIDTLPTEQRQRCEVWTRVMGYHRPVSQFNVGKRSEHRERRHFTERAAALTS